In Neoarius graeffei isolate fNeoGra1 chromosome 9, fNeoGra1.pri, whole genome shotgun sequence, one genomic interval encodes:
- the rsph1 gene encoding radial spoke head 1 homolog isoform X2: MSEVDSEELIEEQPFHGEYEGDRNEEGERHGTGRAVLSNGDIYQGLYEHGKRSGQGTYRFKNGARYIGEYYMNLKHGQGVFYYPDGSKYDGSWVEDQRQGHGIYTYPNEDTYDGEWLQHQRHGQGVYTYHETGSKYVGTWVMGKMESVGEIIHANYKYQGNFQNNNPSGPGKYVFDTGIEQHGEYLQVDQDKGDVKDEEPITTTVLKWKPKVLTCSSPCASDLPSLKDNASSARATV, from the exons ATGTCGGAGGTTGATTCTGAGGAACTGATAGAAGAACAGCCATTTCATGGA gagtaTGAAGGTGATCGGAATGAAGAAGGAGAGAGGCATGGTACTGGGAGAGCAGTGCTGTCCAATGGAGACATCTATCAGGGACTGTATGAACACGGCAAAAGATCTGGACAG GGAACCTACAGATTCAAGAATGGGGCTCGATACATAGGGGAGTATTACATGAACCTGAAACATGGGCAAGGTGTTTTCTATTACCCTGATGGGTCCAAGTATGATG GCTCATGGGTGGAAGACCAGCGTCAGGGTCATGGGATTTACACATATCCTAATGAAGACACCTATGATGGGGAGTGGCTACAGCATCAAAG aCATGGGCAAGGTGTGTACACATACCATGAAACAGGTTCTAAGTATGTTGGTACGTGGGTTATGGGCAAGATGGAGTCAGTGGGAGAGATAATCCATGCAAACTACAAATACCAGGGCAACTTTCAGAACAATAAT CCCTCAGGTCCTGGGAAGTATGTGTTTGACACTGGAATTGAGCAGCATGGGGAGTATCTGCAGGTAGATCAG GATAAAGGAGATGTAAAAGACGAGGAGCCCATCACTACCACTGTTCTGAAATGGAAACCCAAAGTTTTGACGTGCTCATCACCTTGTGCCTCTGATCTACCATCTCTCAAAGATAATGCCTCTTCAG CCAGAGCTACTGTCTGA
- the rsph1 gene encoding radial spoke head 1 homolog isoform X1, producing the protein MSEVDSEELIEEQPFHGEYEGDRNEEGERHGTGRAVLSNGDIYQGLYEHGKRSGQGTYRFKNGARYIGEYYMNLKHGQGVFYYPDGSKYDGSWVEDQRQGHGIYTYPNEDTYDGEWLQHQRHGQGVYTYHETGSKYVGTWVMGKMESVGEIIHANYKYQGNFQNNNPSGPGKYVFDTGIEQHGEYLQVDQDKGDVKDEEPITTTVLKWKPKVLTCSSPCASDLPSLKDNASSGQGMSEEG; encoded by the exons ATGTCGGAGGTTGATTCTGAGGAACTGATAGAAGAACAGCCATTTCATGGA gagtaTGAAGGTGATCGGAATGAAGAAGGAGAGAGGCATGGTACTGGGAGAGCAGTGCTGTCCAATGGAGACATCTATCAGGGACTGTATGAACACGGCAAAAGATCTGGACAG GGAACCTACAGATTCAAGAATGGGGCTCGATACATAGGGGAGTATTACATGAACCTGAAACATGGGCAAGGTGTTTTCTATTACCCTGATGGGTCCAAGTATGATG GCTCATGGGTGGAAGACCAGCGTCAGGGTCATGGGATTTACACATATCCTAATGAAGACACCTATGATGGGGAGTGGCTACAGCATCAAAG aCATGGGCAAGGTGTGTACACATACCATGAAACAGGTTCTAAGTATGTTGGTACGTGGGTTATGGGCAAGATGGAGTCAGTGGGAGAGATAATCCATGCAAACTACAAATACCAGGGCAACTTTCAGAACAATAAT CCCTCAGGTCCTGGGAAGTATGTGTTTGACACTGGAATTGAGCAGCATGGGGAGTATCTGCAGGTAGATCAG GATAAAGGAGATGTAAAAGACGAGGAGCCCATCACTACCACTGTTCTGAAATGGAAACCCAAAGTTTTGACGTGCTCATCACCTTGTGCCTCTGATCTACCATCTCTCAAAGATAATGCCTCTTCAG GCCAGGGCATGTCTGAGGAGGGATAG
- the cln5 gene encoding ceroid-lipofuscinosis neuronal protein 5 isoform X1, whose translation MTLKWFYFLILICFLVLLSSQNIGGKRVWPVPYRRFDHRPPTDPYCQALYPFCPTGDPDGRIPYMRDSDVISVFRLQTPVWEFKYGDLLGKFHIMHDAIGFASSETGRNYTMEWYELFQLGNCTFPHEREGIMAPFWCNQGAACFFEGIDDVHWKQNGTLEKVGEISGEQFNDLAQWVQEDNETGIYYETWTIRSDPGPNSTTWFDSYDCAQFVHRTYRKLAELGAKLSSKTQTNYTKVYLYSGEPTYLGDDSSIFDQSSMKTLATDIRKFYHSFQPHQSMLHFILSLLEAYKKVVLEKTFYLFYNFEYWHLPMKPPYIQITYEEVPLP comes from the exons ATGACTCTCAAATggttttattttcttattctgatCTGTTTCTTGGTTTTGTTAAGTTCCCAGAATATTGGTGGAAAGAGAGTTTGGCCTGTTCCTTACAG GCGATTCGACCATCGTCCTCCCACTGACCCTTACTGCCAAGCGCTTTACCCCTTTTGCCCAACTGGAGACCCGGATGGTCGTATCCCCTACATGAGAGACAGCGATGTCATTTCCGTGTTTAGACTTCAAACTCCTGTATGGGAATTCAAATATGGAGATCTTTTGGGGAAATTT CATATAATGCATGATGCCATTGGATTTGCCAGCTCAGAGACAGGAAGAAATTATACCATGGAATGGTATGAGCTTTTCCAGCTTGGAAACTGCACATTTCCCCATGAAAGAGAGGGGATAATGGCTCCTTTTTGGTGCAATCAGGGTGCCGCATGCTTCTTTGAGGGAATAGATGATGTGCACTGGAAACAGAATGGAACTCTGGAAAAAGTGGGAGAGATTTCTG GTGAGCAGTTTAATGATCTGGCACAGTGGGTTCAAGAAGACAATGAGACGGGTATTTATTATGAGACGTGGACTATACGGTCAGACCCAGGACCCAACTCGACCACATGGTTCGACTCGTATGACTGTGCACAGTTTGTACACCGCACATACAGGAAATTAGCCGAGCTTGGAGCCAAGCTCTCAAGCAAAACTCAGACAAACTACACCAAAGTCTACCTGTACAGTGGTGAGCCTACCTACCTTGGAGATGATAGCAGCATCTTTGATCAGTCCTCAATGAAAACTCTGGCCACAGATATCAGAAAGTTTTACCATTCTTTTCAGCCTCACCAGTCGATGCTTCATTTCATCCTCAGTCTGTTAGAAGCCTATAAAAAAGTAGTACTGGAGAAGACTTTTTATTTGTTCTACAACTTTGAGTATTGGCACTTGCCAATGAAACCACCCTACATCCAAATTACGTATGAAGAAGTTCCTCTGCCGTGA
- the cln5 gene encoding ceroid-lipofuscinosis neuronal protein 5 isoform X2 translates to MRDSDVISVFRLQTPVWEFKYGDLLGKFHIMHDAIGFASSETGRNYTMEWYELFQLGNCTFPHEREGIMAPFWCNQGAACFFEGIDDVHWKQNGTLEKVGEISGEQFNDLAQWVQEDNETGIYYETWTIRSDPGPNSTTWFDSYDCAQFVHRTYRKLAELGAKLSSKTQTNYTKVYLYSGEPTYLGDDSSIFDQSSMKTLATDIRKFYHSFQPHQSMLHFILSLLEAYKKVVLEKTFYLFYNFEYWHLPMKPPYIQITYEEVPLP, encoded by the exons ATGAGAGACAGCGATGTCATTTCCGTGTTTAGACTTCAAACTCCTGTATGGGAATTCAAATATGGAGATCTTTTGGGGAAATTT CATATAATGCATGATGCCATTGGATTTGCCAGCTCAGAGACAGGAAGAAATTATACCATGGAATGGTATGAGCTTTTCCAGCTTGGAAACTGCACATTTCCCCATGAAAGAGAGGGGATAATGGCTCCTTTTTGGTGCAATCAGGGTGCCGCATGCTTCTTTGAGGGAATAGATGATGTGCACTGGAAACAGAATGGAACTCTGGAAAAAGTGGGAGAGATTTCTG GTGAGCAGTTTAATGATCTGGCACAGTGGGTTCAAGAAGACAATGAGACGGGTATTTATTATGAGACGTGGACTATACGGTCAGACCCAGGACCCAACTCGACCACATGGTTCGACTCGTATGACTGTGCACAGTTTGTACACCGCACATACAGGAAATTAGCCGAGCTTGGAGCCAAGCTCTCAAGCAAAACTCAGACAAACTACACCAAAGTCTACCTGTACAGTGGTGAGCCTACCTACCTTGGAGATGATAGCAGCATCTTTGATCAGTCCTCAATGAAAACTCTGGCCACAGATATCAGAAAGTTTTACCATTCTTTTCAGCCTCACCAGTCGATGCTTCATTTCATCCTCAGTCTGTTAGAAGCCTATAAAAAAGTAGTACTGGAGAAGACTTTTTATTTGTTCTACAACTTTGAGTATTGGCACTTGCCAATGAAACCACCCTACATCCAAATTACGTATGAAGAAGTTCCTCTGCCGTGA